One Carnobacterium inhibens subsp. inhibens DSM 13024 genomic window carries:
- a CDS encoding helix-turn-helix domain-containing protein, translating to MMENKLKSYFDTQMETPEFAEAWKETEASYQAANILLRIREEKHLTQSELATLTGKKQSYISRVEKGSQNISVQTLSDIVESVGGKLKMEVVV from the coding sequence ATGATGGAAAATAAACTAAAAAGTTACTTCGACACCCAAATGGAAACACCAGAGTTTGCTGAAGCGTGGAAAGAAACTGAAGCTAGCTATCAAGCTGCAAACATTCTTTTAAGAATTAGAGAAGAAAAACATCTAACTCAATCTGAATTAGCTACTCTAACTGGAAAAAAACAATCTTATATTTCTCGAGTAGAAAAAGGGTCACAAAACATTAGTGTACAAACATTAAGTGACATCGTGGAATCTGTAGGCGGAAAACTAAAAATGGAAGTAGTCGTTTAA
- a CDS encoding type II toxin-antitoxin system RelE/ParE family toxin, translating to MEYLDSLDVKSRAKVLRAITIVEDFGVHSPPGYIDHLDDGIYELRVKFSSNIFRCLYFHFSHNKYIITHGFTKKTQKTPSREITKSKEYRKDYLERKGENDGK from the coding sequence TTGGAGTATTTAGATAGTTTAGATGTAAAATCTAGAGCTAAAGTATTAAGAGCAATAACTATTGTGGAAGATTTTGGAGTCCATTCTCCACCAGGATATATCGATCACTTAGATGATGGCATTTACGAACTTCGAGTAAAATTCTCAAGCAACATTTTTAGGTGTTTATATTTTCATTTTAGTCATAATAAATATATTATCACACATGGTTTCACGAAAAAAACACAAAAAACTCCTTCAAGAGAAATTACTAAATCCAAAGAGTATCGTAAAGACTATCTAGAAAGAAAGGGTGAAAATGATGGAAAATAA